A single window of Halococcus saccharolyticus DSM 5350 DNA harbors:
- a CDS encoding molybdopterin-dependent oxidoreductase, with product MARNILDESIGAALVTAVLAGIAGVAGSYALAGFTPAFLASPITSFLTAVMPSAVLQFAIVTLTDVGQAFGIEHLGQQANLLLALTLGAGLLGSLALAALATGHRLDSPAAAVSLAGLGAWLATAVLTGAPIPSLGAGVGSAVVVGVATATLVTADDGTAESGVSRGRRTMLGSLASALGVGVIGYVLGGRDTGSAQEASLSSVTNGSSDANGTGGAIGADSDAGNDTNGGADGGGSDTVEEGNSSADAQPKSTDDLLADAEAASFAIEGLEELVSGDDFYVVDTANPNPDVNADDWTLSITGAVDGEHTFDYDEITSMGSEHRFMTLRCVSDPRNGNKMDNALWTGVPMERVLDGVDLQGKFVMARSVDGYYEEFPVEALRTGFLAYGMDGEVLPRAHGYPVRALIPGHWGEINVKWIDELEILDRPAKGFWEKKGWKGTGPVHTVAKLHATNRADGRITVAGHANAGVQGIERVEVSTDGGSSWNDAELSPVLTPNLGGDVWRQWRYDYDEPGEQHEVVVRAVDGTGTLQPKKETGRFPSGSMGWVSKTIEK from the coding sequence ATGGCCAGAAATATCCTCGATGAGTCGATCGGCGCGGCACTCGTCACGGCAGTGCTCGCGGGGATCGCGGGCGTCGCGGGGTCGTATGCGCTCGCGGGGTTCACGCCTGCCTTCCTCGCGTCGCCGATCACCTCGTTTCTGACGGCGGTGATGCCGAGCGCGGTGCTCCAGTTCGCGATCGTCACGCTCACCGACGTCGGCCAGGCGTTCGGGATCGAGCATCTCGGCCAGCAGGCCAACCTGCTGCTCGCGCTCACGCTCGGTGCGGGCCTGCTCGGCAGTCTCGCTCTTGCGGCGCTCGCGACCGGCCACCGACTCGACAGCCCGGCCGCCGCGGTGAGCCTCGCGGGACTCGGTGCGTGGCTCGCGACCGCGGTGCTGACGGGCGCGCCGATCCCCTCACTCGGGGCCGGCGTCGGGAGCGCGGTCGTCGTCGGCGTCGCCACCGCCACGCTCGTGACAGCCGACGACGGAACTGCCGAATCGGGAGTCTCGCGCGGCCGGCGGACGATGCTCGGGAGCCTCGCGAGCGCGCTCGGGGTCGGCGTCATCGGCTACGTCCTGGGCGGTCGCGACACCGGGTCGGCACAGGAGGCGTCACTTTCGAGCGTCACCAACGGCTCAAGCGATGCGAACGGAACGGGCGGCGCGATCGGTGCGGATAGCGACGCTGGCAACGACACGAACGGCGGCGCTGACGGTGGCGGATCGGATACTGTCGAGGAGGGTAACAGCAGTGCTGACGCACAGCCGAAATCGACCGACGACCTCCTCGCCGACGCCGAAGCGGCGTCGTTCGCCATCGAGGGCCTCGAAGAGCTCGTCAGCGGCGACGACTTCTACGTGGTCGACACCGCGAACCCCAATCCCGACGTGAACGCCGACGACTGGACGCTCTCGATCACGGGCGCGGTCGACGGCGAACACACGTTCGATTACGACGAGATCACGTCGATGGGCTCGGAGCACCGGTTCATGACGCTACGGTGTGTCAGCGACCCGCGCAACGGGAACAAGATGGACAACGCCCTCTGGACCGGCGTCCCGATGGAGCGCGTGCTCGACGGCGTGGACCTCCAGGGGAAGTTCGTAATGGCCCGATCGGTCGACGGCTACTACGAGGAGTTTCCCGTCGAGGCGCTCCGGACTGGCTTTCTCGCCTACGGGATGGACGGCGAGGTGCTCCCGCGCGCTCACGGCTACCCCGTGCGCGCGCTGATCCCCGGCCACTGGGGCGAGATCAACGTCAAGTGGATCGACGAGCTCGAGATCCTCGATCGACCTGCCAAGGGGTTCTGGGAGAAGAAGGGCTGGAAGGGTACTGGGCCAGTGCACACGGTCGCGAAGCTCCATGCGACGAACCGTGCGGACGGGCGGATCACGGTCGCCGGCCACGCGAACGCCGGCGTCCAAGGAATCGAGCGCGTCGAGGTCTCGACCGACGGCGGGAGTTCGTGGAACGACGCGGAGCTCTCCCCGGTCCTGACACCGAACCTCGGCGGCGACGTCTGGCGGCAGTGGCGGTACGACTACGACGAGCCCGGTGAGCAACACGAGGTCGTCGTCCGCGCGGTCGACGGCACTGGCACTCTTCAGCCGAAGAAAGAAACCGGACGGTTCCCGAGCGGCTCGATGGGCTGGGTCTCGAAGACGATCGAGAAGTAA
- a CDS encoding HVO_2523 family zinc finger protein, which produces MVESNATTDGSGRLCPVCGTAMNRRHCKYVCPRHGVVYDCSDTFW; this is translated from the coding sequence ATCGTGGAGTCGAACGCCACGACGGACGGATCGGGTCGACTCTGTCCGGTCTGCGGAACGGCAATGAATCGTCGTCACTGCAAGTACGTCTGCCCGCGCCACGGCGTGGTCTACGACTGCTCGGACACGTTCTGGTGA
- a CDS encoding TVP38/TMEM64 family protein — MQRARRRLVGVAIVVAVVALAALTLSPDRVLARLAALRSQPAVFAAVVAALYLVRPLLAWPLSLCSAVVGYGYGLVGLPFALAGVCVTCLPPYLLSRYASSDTESGVLGRLGGAGERFFERTGGARGVAAARLAPLPADPVSAGAGFAGVGLRSYLLGTALGEVPWTIAAVLAGQSLDRLTTAGLAGASVELAVAAGAVALLVLAGPAYELLRERRRPHQNVSEQS, encoded by the coding sequence GTGCAACGCGCTCGACGCCGGCTGGTCGGGGTCGCGATCGTCGTCGCTGTAGTGGCGCTCGCCGCACTCACGCTGTCCCCGGATCGGGTGCTCGCACGGCTCGCCGCGCTTCGATCCCAACCAGCCGTGTTCGCGGCGGTCGTGGCGGCGCTCTACCTCGTTCGGCCGCTTCTCGCGTGGCCCCTGAGTCTCTGTTCGGCGGTCGTTGGCTACGGCTACGGACTCGTCGGTCTTCCGTTCGCGCTCGCCGGCGTCTGTGTCACCTGTCTCCCGCCGTACCTGCTCAGCCGCTACGCCAGCAGTGACACCGAAAGCGGCGTCCTCGGTCGCCTCGGCGGAGCCGGCGAGCGCTTTTTCGAACGGACCGGCGGCGCTCGCGGGGTGGCCGCTGCCCGGCTCGCGCCGCTGCCCGCCGACCCGGTGTCGGCTGGTGCAGGGTTCGCCGGGGTCGGTCTCCGATCGTATCTCCTCGGGACCGCCCTCGGTGAGGTTCCGTGGACGATCGCCGCGGTGCTCGCAGGGCAGTCACTCGACCGACTCACGACCGCTGGACTGGCCGGCGCAAGCGTCGAACTCGCGGTCGCGGCGGGCGCGGTCGCGCTCCTCGTGCTCGCCGGGCCGGCCTACGAGTTGCTGCGCGAGCGGCGGCGGCCTCACCAGAACGTGTCCGAGCAGTCGTAG
- a CDS encoding DUF5830 family protein has product MSDADPVELGVELLATLDDASLDLATAIDRLETVTDDPHTTREILDTAEMRGVIEREDGLVRVLSGEFVRFGRDVVTREGEFTCRRCGASVSTGYFLCLDVGEHGPFGSSCIEKVVGRR; this is encoded by the coding sequence GTGAGCGACGCCGATCCGGTCGAACTCGGTGTGGAACTCCTCGCGACGCTCGACGACGCTTCGCTCGACCTCGCGACCGCGATCGACCGGCTCGAAACCGTGACCGACGATCCCCACACGACTCGCGAAATCCTCGATACGGCCGAAATGCGCGGCGTGATCGAACGGGAGGACGGTCTCGTGCGGGTGCTGTCCGGCGAGTTCGTCCGCTTCGGGCGCGACGTCGTCACCCGTGAGGGCGAGTTCACCTGCCGGCGTTGCGGAGCCAGCGTCTCGACGGGCTACTTCCTCTGCCTCGATGTCGGCGAGCACGGTCCGTTCGGATCGTCGTGCATCGAGAAAGTCGTCGGCCGTCGCTGA
- a CDS encoding DUF7115 domain-containing protein has translation MDVPGIVSERLADESRLTSVSIGNDDRVYVTPSRTLVYHSAGLFSSESVEEYPHDAIRFDISASRREASFAFEYDDGVRGFAIPSDRIETVLPPVIAGVLRSTGLIDDDESIAESYRFGDRTLVVTDRRLLTSVGEAVWDRDYESYAFADVTDVAFEAGTLLIAIGGQRRRLDLSGEGDREAYQTVEDALLAYHNVDTVEEIGSQDTDEFRPRTTSNDDGGTPDQQTTSHQQTTSPETADQQSSNPDTPKQPRTRSPNTDVQEAETDTSTEQSPSRPHTTAQPSDAAGQPSENVGQPSDDIRSSGEDAQSSDTSGRSMETQPGASASSTEPTVAIEDTETARTTAPTASDAARRDADSSAAAEIVDEIDALREAVDRQTELLERQQATLERLADRLDDER, from the coding sequence ATGGACGTTCCCGGGATCGTCAGCGAGCGCCTCGCCGACGAGTCGCGGCTGACCAGCGTGAGCATCGGGAACGACGACCGGGTGTACGTCACGCCGTCGCGGACGCTCGTCTATCACTCAGCGGGGCTGTTCAGCAGCGAGTCCGTCGAGGAGTACCCCCACGACGCCATCCGGTTCGACATCTCGGCCAGCCGCCGCGAGGCCTCCTTCGCCTTCGAGTACGACGACGGGGTGCGCGGCTTTGCGATCCCGAGCGACCGGATCGAGACCGTTCTCCCGCCAGTGATCGCGGGCGTGCTCCGCTCCACCGGGCTGATCGACGACGACGAGTCGATCGCCGAGAGCTACCGATTCGGCGATCGTACGCTGGTGGTCACCGATCGACGGCTGCTCACCTCGGTCGGCGAGGCGGTCTGGGACCGCGATTACGAGAGTTATGCCTTCGCGGACGTCACGGACGTGGCGTTCGAGGCAGGAACACTGCTGATCGCGATCGGCGGCCAGCGGCGGCGGCTCGATCTGTCCGGCGAGGGCGATCGAGAGGCCTACCAAACCGTCGAGGACGCGCTGCTCGCGTACCACAACGTCGACACCGTCGAGGAGATCGGATCACAGGATACCGACGAGTTCCGCCCGCGAACCACGTCGAACGACGACGGAGGAACGCCCGACCAGCAGACAACATCCCACCAACAGACGACATCCCCCGAGACAGCCGATCAGCAGTCGTCGAACCCCGATACCCCCAAACAGCCCCGAACGCGGTCGCCCAACACCGACGTTCAGGAAGCCGAGACCGACACGAGCACGGAGCAATCGCCATCCCGTCCCCACACTACCGCGCAACCGTCCGATGCCGCCGGTCAACCGTCAGAAAACGTCGGCCAGCCATCCGACGACATTCGATCGTCGGGCGAGGACGCTCAGTCGTCCGACACCAGCGGTCGATCCATGGAGACCCAACCGGGTGCCAGCGCGTCGTCCACCGAACCCACGGTTGCGATCGAGGACACCGAAACTGCTCGGACCACGGCCCCCACCGCTTCGGACGCCGCTCGGCGGGATGCCGATTCGAGCGCCGCTGCCGAGATCGTCGACGAGATCGACGCGCTTCGCGAAGCGGTCGATCGTCAGACCGAACTTCTCGAACGCCAGCAGGCAACGCTCGAACGGCTCGCCGACCGGCTCGACGACGAGCGCTGA
- a CDS encoding NAD(P)/FAD-dependent oxidoreductase produces MIGIVGGGVAGLAAAYRLRKTGHDVRVFEASDDAGGLAATYETRGDRIEKFYHHLSKSEETIVELAEELGLGNAVEWHVGKNAYYVDGVVHPMDKPWEILAYPHLSLYDTFRLGMLTLDIDVRGGIPKLDTYDDLRDFEDVPITEFLLDHTTRGVYENFFEPLLEAKFGSRKEDVSAAWLLGRVKFRGERDLLRGEFLGYFDGGFHRLIDALVSAVGREHVETGARVTDIEIDGGAVDSLTVGAETGTATHDVDGVVIAAMPNVLEDLTGYTCEIDFQGTVCSVLSLSESVMDTYWLNIADDAPFGALIEHTNFVPPERYGGEHLLYAVSYVQDSEEELWRMDDEGVEKTWLSGIEDLFPDFDRGSVNWIETARNPRTAPVYERGYLDMVIPYDLDNEVAEGIYYAGMASRAQYPERSLNGGIVAGFACADRIIERGGTGEVSPSAVGTEPIGDGGR; encoded by the coding sequence ATGATCGGTATCGTCGGCGGCGGCGTTGCGGGCCTCGCTGCGGCCTATCGTCTCCGGAAGACCGGCCACGACGTGCGAGTGTTCGAGGCGAGCGACGACGCCGGCGGACTCGCCGCGACCTACGAGACTCGTGGGGACCGGATCGAGAAATTCTACCACCACCTCTCGAAATCGGAGGAGACCATCGTCGAACTCGCCGAGGAGCTCGGCCTCGGGAACGCGGTCGAGTGGCACGTCGGGAAGAACGCCTACTACGTCGACGGCGTGGTCCATCCAATGGACAAGCCGTGGGAGATCCTCGCCTACCCCCATCTGAGTCTCTACGATACGTTCCGGCTCGGCATGTTGACCCTCGATATCGACGTGCGCGGTGGGATTCCGAAGCTCGACACCTACGACGATCTTCGGGACTTCGAGGACGTGCCGATCACGGAGTTCCTGCTCGATCACACCACCCGTGGGGTGTACGAGAACTTCTTCGAACCGCTGCTGGAGGCGAAGTTCGGCTCGCGAAAAGAGGACGTGAGCGCGGCGTGGCTCCTCGGCCGGGTCAAGTTCCGTGGCGAGCGCGACCTCCTCCGCGGGGAGTTCCTCGGCTACTTCGACGGGGGGTTCCACCGCCTGATCGACGCCTTGGTGTCCGCAGTAGGGCGCGAACACGTCGAAACCGGGGCGCGGGTCACGGACATCGAGATCGACGGCGGCGCGGTCGACTCGCTCACCGTCGGTGCTGAGACTGGAACCGCGACCCACGATGTCGACGGTGTCGTGATCGCCGCGATGCCCAATGTACTAGAGGACCTCACGGGCTACACCTGCGAGATCGACTTCCAGGGGACGGTCTGTTCGGTCCTGAGCCTCTCGGAGTCGGTAATGGACACCTACTGGCTCAACATCGCCGACGACGCCCCCTTCGGCGCGCTGATCGAACACACCAACTTCGTTCCACCCGAACGCTACGGCGGCGAGCATCTCCTCTACGCCGTGAGCTACGTCCAGGATTCCGAGGAGGAACTCTGGCGGATGGACGACGAAGGTGTCGAGAAAACCTGGCTCTCCGGAATCGAGGACCTGTTTCCCGACTTCGATCGCGGGAGCGTGAACTGGATCGAAACCGCACGGAACCCTCGCACCGCGCCGGTCTACGAACGAGGCTATCTCGATATGGTGATTCCCTACGATCTCGACAACGAGGTCGCGGAAGGGATCTACTACGCTGGGATGGCGAGTCGGGCACAGTACCCGGAGCGCAGCCTCAACGGCGGGATCGTCGCCGGATTCGCCTGTGCCGATCGGATCATCGAGCGGGGCGGTACTGGCGAGGTGTCCCCGAGCGCCGTCGGTACCGAACCGATCGGTGACGGTGGCCGGTGA
- a CDS encoding MTH1187 family thiamine-binding protein, translated as MTVVALLSVAPVREGSMAGEVAKAVDTLDDFDVSYETNPMGTVIEAEDVGELFAAAQAAHEAVDGDRVSTVLKVDDKRASEGSASEKVDAVERELGRAASDSPAE; from the coding sequence ATGACTGTCGTTGCACTACTCAGCGTCGCCCCAGTTCGGGAAGGCAGCATGGCCGGAGAGGTCGCGAAGGCCGTCGACACACTCGACGACTTCGACGTGAGCTACGAAACCAACCCGATGGGCACCGTGATCGAGGCCGAGGACGTGGGCGAACTGTTCGCTGCGGCCCAGGCGGCCCACGAAGCCGTCGACGGCGATCGGGTGAGCACGGTCCTGAAGGTCGACGACAAACGCGCAAGCGAGGGCTCGGCGAGCGAGAAAGTCGATGCGGTCGAGCGCGAACTCGGTCGGGCGGCGAGCGACAGTCCCGCCGAGTAG
- the mch gene encoding methenyltetrahydromethanopterin cyclohydrolase: protein MDSLNRMALELVEEAIEFADELGIAIAELDNGATVLDFGHDVAGGIEAGLLLAEIQTAGLATIQNRLDEVAGAPVPHIDLTTDRPALALLCAQKAGWELDADELEGLASGPGRALFAEEEIFARVGYEDDFDFATLAVEADDLPGEAVAERVADRTDVGANAVFLPSFPSASLVGSVTAAARAAELATVRLADLGYDPLDIRSVSANAPIAPVASDEATAIGLANDALAYGGQVHLTVDEDFGRFDDLTSVASDEYGAPFEEILDSVDWNFAELPDGLFAPAQVTVDVSGGPTHAFGETSEDVLGDAFGL from the coding sequence ATGGACAGCCTCAATCGGATGGCACTCGAACTCGTCGAGGAGGCCATCGAGTTCGCCGACGAACTCGGGATCGCGATCGCCGAACTCGACAACGGGGCCACGGTGCTCGACTTCGGTCACGATGTCGCGGGCGGTATCGAGGCGGGCTTGCTTCTCGCCGAGATCCAGACGGCGGGGCTCGCGACGATCCAGAACCGTCTGGACGAGGTCGCTGGCGCGCCCGTCCCACACATCGATCTCACGACTGACCGTCCGGCGCTCGCGCTGCTCTGCGCGCAGAAGGCGGGCTGGGAGCTCGACGCCGATGAGCTCGAGGGATTGGCGAGCGGGCCGGGGCGCGCATTGTTCGCCGAGGAGGAGATCTTCGCGCGGGTGGGCTACGAGGACGACTTCGACTTCGCGACACTCGCGGTCGAGGCCGACGACCTCCCAGGGGAGGCGGTCGCCGAGCGGGTCGCCGACCGAACCGATGTCGGGGCGAACGCGGTCTTCCTGCCGTCGTTCCCGAGCGCGAGCCTCGTCGGCAGCGTCACGGCCGCTGCGCGCGCCGCCGAACTCGCGACTGTTCGCCTCGCCGACCTCGGCTACGATCCGCTCGATATCCGATCGGTGAGTGCGAACGCGCCGATCGCACCCGTGGCGAGCGACGAGGCGACCGCGATCGGCCTCGCGAACGACGCACTCGCTTACGGCGGCCAGGTCCACCTCACTGTCGACGAGGATTTCGGACGGTTCGACGACCTCACTTCGGTCGCGAGCGACGAGTATGGGGCCCCGTTCGAGGAGATTCTCGATAGCGTCGACTGGAACTTCGCCGAGCTCCCGGACGGGCTGTTCGCGCCGGCGCAAGTCACCGTCGACGTCAGCGGCGGCCCGACCCACGCGTTCGGCGAAACCAGCGAGGACGTGCTGGGTGACGCCTTCGGACTGTGA
- a CDS encoding HAD family hydrolase, which translates to MSAPVDTVLFDIDDTLCAYRRSGAEVLAAAFEAAGVEPFFAIEDYYDRYSRFADRTDSIRELRTACFAAIADERGHDPDRGRTVAAAYTAERDQWNVDALPGAREAVNRLTADHRLGVVTNGAPGMQAKKLAAIGLDDAFEVVIHAGYDAPAKPDPAPFRRALDALDTDPSSTVHVGNSLTSDVPGAQAAGLRAAWLSDGSTPDPVPAYTLDSMADLHDPPWRR; encoded by the coding sequence ATGAGCGCACCCGTCGACACGGTGCTGTTCGACATCGACGATACGCTGTGTGCGTATCGCCGGTCGGGGGCGGAGGTGCTCGCGGCGGCCTTCGAGGCCGCCGGCGTCGAGCCGTTCTTCGCGATCGAGGACTACTACGACCGCTACTCCCGATTCGCGGATCGGACGGACTCCATTCGGGAGCTCCGTACGGCGTGCTTCGCCGCCATCGCCGACGAGCGCGGCCACGACCCCGATCGCGGGCGAACGGTCGCGGCGGCCTACACCGCCGAGCGCGATCAGTGGAACGTCGACGCGCTGCCAGGCGCGCGCGAAGCCGTCAACCGGCTCACGGCCGACCACCGCCTCGGCGTGGTCACCAACGGCGCACCCGGAATGCAGGCGAAAAAGCTCGCCGCGATCGGCCTCGACGACGCCTTCGAAGTCGTGATCCACGCTGGCTACGACGCACCCGCGAAACCCGATCCCGCGCCGTTTCGCCGGGCACTCGACGCGCTCGATACCGACCCCAGTTCGACTGTCCATGTCGGCAACTCCCTGACTTCGGACGTGCCCGGTGCGCAGGCTGCCGGCCTCCGGGCCGCGTGGCTTTCGGACGGCTCGACGCCCGACCCGGTGCCCGCGTACACGCTCGACTCGATGGCCGATCTCCACGACCCGCCGTGGCGACGCTGA
- a CDS encoding GTPBP1 family GTP-binding protein, translated as MAPDRAVLKRALDAGEREGGSVEFKERLTKDLHLAEGKRESLAAQLRHRVLSGDGEATYVVGVTDDGGLAGIATDDFSESMDVLSLLAEEADAHIESVDTWGIEGGLVGVATVREGALLEDDGHIVVGTAGHVDHGKSTLVGSLVTGRPDDGEGGTRSFLDVQPHEVERGLSADLSYAVYGFAEGEPVRTDNPDRKADRAAVVESADKLISFVDTVGHEPWLRTTIRGLVGQKLDYGLLTVAADDGPTKTTREHLGVLLATELPTMVAITKADMVDGERALEVEREVERLLRDVGQTPLRVERHGVDTAVEEIGGSVVPVLRTSAVTMDGLDTLDDLFERLPKTGDSTGEFSMYVDRSYKITGVGAVASGTVRSGTVEAGDELLLGPFPDGSFRDVEARSIEMHYHRVDRAKAGRIVGIALKGVREADVERGMVLLPREAEPEPVREFEAEVMVLNHPTRIDDGYEPVVHLETVSEAAAFHPAEGQLLPGDTGQTTVRFKFRPYLVEEGQRFVFREGQSKGVGTVTDVTSAE; from the coding sequence ATGGCCCCCGACCGGGCCGTCCTCAAGCGGGCGCTCGATGCGGGCGAGCGCGAGGGCGGCAGCGTCGAGTTCAAAGAACGGCTCACGAAGGACCTCCACCTCGCCGAAGGCAAGCGCGAGAGCCTCGCGGCCCAGCTCCGCCACCGCGTGCTCTCGGGCGACGGCGAGGCCACGTACGTGGTGGGCGTCACCGACGACGGCGGACTCGCGGGGATCGCCACCGACGACTTCTCGGAGTCGATGGACGTGCTCTCGCTGCTCGCCGAGGAGGCCGACGCCCACATCGAGTCGGTCGACACGTGGGGGATCGAGGGGGGACTCGTCGGCGTCGCCACAGTCAGGGAGGGTGCGTTGCTGGAAGACGACGGTCACATCGTCGTCGGCACCGCGGGTCACGTCGATCACGGCAAGAGCACCCTGGTCGGATCGCTCGTCACCGGCCGGCCGGACGACGGCGAGGGCGGCACGCGCAGCTTCCTCGATGTCCAGCCCCACGAGGTCGAGCGCGGCCTCTCGGCGGATCTCTCCTACGCGGTCTACGGATTCGCCGAGGGCGAACCGGTCCGGACCGACAACCCCGACCGGAAGGCGGACCGCGCCGCGGTGGTCGAGTCGGCCGACAAGCTGATCTCCTTTGTCGACACCGTGGGCCACGAGCCGTGGCTCCGAACCACCATCAGAGGCCTCGTCGGCCAGAAGCTCGACTACGGCCTCCTCACGGTGGCGGCCGACGACGGCCCCACCAAGACCACCCGCGAACATCTCGGAGTGCTCCTCGCGACCGAGCTCCCCACGATGGTCGCGATCACGAAGGCGGATATGGTCGATGGCGAGCGCGCCCTCGAAGTCGAGCGCGAGGTCGAGCGCCTGCTCCGGGACGTCGGGCAGACGCCGCTGCGCGTCGAGCGTCACGGTGTCGACACGGCGGTCGAGGAGATCGGTGGCTCCGTCGTCCCGGTCCTCCGAACGAGCGCGGTCACGATGGACGGACTGGACACGCTCGACGACCTGTTCGAGCGCCTGCCGAAGACCGGCGACAGCACGGGCGAGTTCTCGATGTACGTCGACCGGAGCTACAAGATCACGGGCGTCGGTGCAGTCGCTTCCGGAACTGTGCGCTCGGGCACCGTCGAAGCCGGCGACGAACTCCTGCTCGGTCCGTTCCCCGACGGCTCCTTCCGGGACGTCGAGGCGCGCTCGATCGAGATGCACTACCACCGTGTCGACCGCGCGAAGGCCGGGCGAATCGTCGGGATCGCGCTGAAGGGCGTCCGCGAGGCCGACGTCGAGCGTGGGATGGTGCTCCTGCCGCGCGAAGCCGAGCCGGAGCCGGTCCGAGAGTTCGAGGCCGAGGTGATGGTACTCAACCACCCCACGCGGATCGACGATGGCTACGAGCCGGTCGTCCACTTGGAGACCGTGAGCGAAGCCGCCGCGTTCCACCCCGCCGAAGGGCAGCTCCTGCCCGGCGACACCGGCCAAACCACCGTCCGGTTCAAGTTCCGCCCCTATCTCGTCGAAGAGGGCCAGCGCTTCGTCTTCCGCGAGGGCCAGAGCAAGGGCGTCGGGACCGTGACGGACGTGACGTCCGCGGAGTGA
- a CDS encoding phosphoglycolate phosphatase gives MDRADDAPDARPPLAVDIDGTLTDRNRVVDPRIFDALRGWPAPVVLATGKALPYPVALCEFVGLPTLVVAENGGVVCLDTDTHDEIVAAGDRAAADRVAAAYRDAGHDLGWGSLDLVNRWRETEIAVSRDAPLAPLREIAVDHGLDVVDTGFAYHVVSPDVDKGYGLSIVADRLGRDPAEFVAIGDSANDVATFEAAGRSFAVANADEAATRAADRVTDAAYADGFLEALRIVRSSS, from the coding sequence ATGGACCGCGCAGACGACGCTCCCGACGCACGACCGCCGCTGGCGGTCGACATCGACGGCACCCTCACCGACCGCAATCGGGTCGTCGATCCACGTATCTTCGACGCGCTCCGGGGCTGGCCAGCACCGGTCGTTCTCGCCACCGGCAAGGCACTGCCGTACCCGGTCGCACTCTGCGAGTTCGTCGGTCTCCCGACGCTCGTCGTGGCCGAAAACGGTGGCGTGGTCTGTCTCGATACCGACACTCACGACGAGATCGTCGCCGCCGGCGATCGAGCGGCCGCCGACCGCGTCGCCGCAGCCTACCGCGACGCCGGCCACGATCTCGGCTGGGGGAGTCTCGATCTCGTCAACCGGTGGCGCGAAACCGAGATCGCGGTGAGCCGCGACGCGCCCCTCGCTCCCCTTCGAGAGATCGCCGTCGATCACGGACTCGACGTGGTCGATACCGGGTTCGCGTACCACGTCGTCTCGCCCGACGTGGACAAAGGCTACGGGCTCTCGATCGTCGCCGACCGCCTCGGACGTGATCCTGCGGAGTTCGTCGCGATCGGTGACTCCGCGAACGACGTTGCGACGTTCGAGGCCGCAGGGCGGTCGTTCGCTGTGGCGAACGCCGACGAGGCGGCGACACGGGCAGCCGATCGGGTGACGGACGCGGCGTACGCCGATGGATTTCTCGAAGCGCTCCGGATCGTGCGGTCTTCCTCGTGA